The segment CATGATGCGCGGGATGTCGGCACCGTCGGTGATGAGGAAGTTGTGCTTGGTGACCGGCATCGTGATTCCCGAGATGTCGGCTTCCTGGAAGCCGTCGGTCCCGATGAGACTGCGGGCGACCTGACCGGTGATCGCGACGACGGGAACCGAATCCATCTGAGCGTCGGCGAGTGGGGTCACGAGGTTGGTCGCGCCGGGACCGGACGTTGCCATGCAGACGCCGACCTTGCCGGTCGCCTGGGCGTAGCCGGTCGCGGCGTGGCCGGCACCCTGCTCGTGGCGCACCAGAATGTGGCGCACCTTCACGGAGTCGAAGAGCGGGTCGTAGACCGGGAGAACCGCGCCTCCGGGAATGCCGAATACGGTGTCGACGTCGAGTTCTTCGAGGGCCCGAACGACCGACTGTGCGCCGGTGACCTTCTCCGGCGCGACGTGGCGTCGCGATCCGTTGGTCGCCGCTTCTGCGGACGGGCTGGTCGACGGGCTGGACGCTGTCCCCGACTTACGGGTCGTGGGCCCTGGGCGTGCGGTTGGTGCGCTCACTGATTGCTTCCTCAGGAATGTGAAATTGCTGGGCGATCTCTGGGCAAGAAAAAACCCCCGTCAGCGTGAGCTGTACGAGGGTGGCGCGTCGATGCGAGTTTGAACAACCGGCTCAGGCGTTGACGCGCCGGCCGATTACGAGTATCCAATTCCGCTTCACGCGCTCGACGGTAGGCGCGCGCACAGGGAAGAGTCAAACTCGTCACGACGCAATCCCATTATGTGAGATCGCGTAGATGCAATGCGAAGATGAATGGGTGTCGTCTTCGCAGCAGTCCGAACCACCTCGGCCATCATCCCACACCGCACCCGAGTCACCGAACGGTGCCGAGGGACCGCAACCGTCGAGAACGCAGGTCATCCGAGTCCCGCGCCTCGCGCTCCTCGGCGTGGGACTGCTGCTGTTCGGCACGGGACTGACCGCCGCCAGCTGGCCCGTGGCCATGGGATGGTTGCTGATCCTGCCGATCGTCGCGGGCATCTGGGTGTTTCGAGTGCGCACGGTCATCTCCCCAGAGGCGATCACGGCTCGACGGTTCGTTGGTTCGGATGTGATCGCGTGGGAATCGGTGGCGGGTCTGCACTTCCCTGATCGCCGCTGGGCGCGGGTGGTTCTGACCGACAAGAGCGAGAAGTCGTTGCCGCTCGTGCGTTTCGATCTCCTCCCCCAACTCGCCGCGGCCAGCGGCGGCCGCATCACCGACCCCTACGCCGCG is part of the Rhodococcus sp. SBT000017 genome and harbors:
- a CDS encoding PH domain-containing protein, whose translation is MSSSQQSEPPRPSSHTAPESPNGAEGPQPSRTQVIRVPRLALLGVGLLLFGTGLTAASWPVAMGWLLILPIVAGIWVFRVRTVISPEAITARRFVGSDVIAWESVAGLHFPDRRWARVVLTDKSEKSLPLVRFDLLPQLAAASGGRITDPYAAAAAAAEDRDRAEAENAEDDGEQAPKEQ